The segment ACATGCAGGGCATGAAGGACCAGGCGATCGTCTGCAACATCGGCCACTTCGACAACGAGATCCAGGTCGAGCGCCTGCAGAAGTCGGGTGCCAGCAAGCTCAACATCAAGCCGCAGGTGGACAAGTACACCTTCAAGGACGGCCGCGCGATCTTCCTGCTGGCCGAGGGTCGCCTGGTCAACCTGGGCTGCGCCACCGGCCATCCGAGCTTCGTGATGTCGAACTCGTTCGCCAACCAGACGCTGGCGCAGATCGACCTGTGGGCGCACAAGGATATCTACGAGCCCAAGGTCTACATCCTGCCGAAGAAGCTGGACGAGGAAGTGGCCCGCCTGCACCTGGAGAAGATCGGCGTGAAGCTGACCACGCTCACCGCTGCCCAGGCCAAGTACCTCGGCGTGGCCGTGGAAGGTCCGTACAAGCCGGAACACTACCGCTACTGATCAGCGGCGGCGTTCCGCAACACCGAAGCGAAGGGCGCAGCGATGCGCCCTTCGTCGTTTCCGGCGACCGTAGCTGTAAGAATCGGGCGGGCCGGTGCGTCTGAAGGGGTGAATCCACCCGGAGACGCACCATGCCCCTGTCACTTTCCCGCGGAGGCGAGCCCGTGACGGACACCGCACCGCCCGACGTCAATGCCCTTGCCCGCGGCTACGGCCGCGCGGTGTATCTCGCCGCGTACCGAGTGCTCGGTGATGCCGGCCAGGCCGAAGACGTGCAGCAGGACGTGTTCCTGCGCCTGCTCGAGAAGCCCCCGACCGATGTCGCCTCATGGCCGGCCTACCTTGCCGCGATGGCCACGCGCCAGGCGATCGACCGCCTGCGCAGCCGGCATCGCTGGCGCCGCCTGCGGCCGCTGTGGAAGGCCGCCGAGCCCGAGGCCGCCGACACGGTCGAAGCGGATGCCGAACAGGCCGAACGCGCCCGGCGCCTGCGTGACGCCTTGGCCCGACTGAAGCCGCAGCACGCCGAATGCTTCGTGCTGCGACACCTCCACGGCATGGACACCGCGGCGATCGCCCGCGCCACAGGCCTCACCGCCAACCATGTCGGCGTCTGCCTGCACCGTGCGGCGCAGGCGCTGGAATCGATGCTCAACGACCATGCGCGCTCCGCGCAGGAGGTGCTGTGATGGAACCGACCCTGTCCCCCGCCCTGGCCAGCCACCTGCAGGCGCTGGTCCGCGAGCCGACCACCGCCGCGCTCGACGCCGCGCAGGCGAGGCTGGAGCGCCGCCTCGTCGATGCCCGCCCACGGCGCGTCCGCGCGGCCCGCTGGATCGGCGCACTCGCCACCGTCGCCACCGCCTGCCTGGTGCTCGCCCTGGTGCTGATGCCGACCTCGCGTGGCGTCGCCTTCGACCTGGCGCTGAAGCACCTGCGTGACTTCCGGACGCTGTCGATGACCATCGAGCAGCAGTCGCAGGGCATCGCGATGCCGGCCATCCACGTCCGCATGGACCGCGCCGGCAACGCCCGCACCGACATCGGCGAGGCCACCAGCGTGGTGGTGAACGCCGCCGAGCATCGCGTGCTGACCCTGCTGCACGGCCCGCGCATGGCCATGCTGGTCACGCTGCCGGCGGATGCGAAGCCAACCCCCGACGCCGCGTTGAAGTGGCTGGAGGCGATCCGCCAGTTCCAGGGCAAGGCCGCCGAACTGCCCGGCCAGCGCATCATCGACGGCCGCATCGCCCACGGCTGGCAGCTCGACGTGCAGGGCATGCGCATCGCGCTGTGGGCCGATGACGACGGCGTACCGCGGGCGGTCGAGGTCGGCGGCCACGGCATGGCGATGAGCCAGCGCATCCACGTCAGCGTCGATCCGCCGCTGGATGCCGCTCTCTTCAGCACCGCGATCCCCGCGGGGTACCACGAGGCGCAGCCCGACCGGGACTGACGCAACGCAAGCGTCGCGTGCGCCGCGGGCAAGACACCCGCGGCGCCATGCGCTCAGCGGGAGCGCGGCCCGCAGCCGAGCGCGCCGAGCGCCGCGTGCAGGGCCGGTATCTGCATCAGCCAGGGTGCGGCCATGGTCAGCAGGCCGGCGACGATCACCAGCGCCCCGGCCCCGTGGCGGATCCCGGGGCGCTGCAGCCAGCGGCCCATACGGGCACCCGACCAGGTCAGCGGCAGCATCACCGGCAAGGTGCCGAGGCCGAACGCCGCCATGGTCAGCGCACCGTGCACCGCACTGGCCTGCATCCACGCGGCCGCCAGCAGCGTGGTGCTGAGACCGCACGGCAGCCAGCCCCACAGCATGCCGGCCGCCAGCCGCCGCGGCACGGTGTTCGCCGGCAGCAGGGGGCGTAGCAGAGGCTGCAGCGCGCGCCAGACCCGCGCACCCGGGCGCGACAGCACGTTGAAGCGACCGCTGCGATCGAGCAGGCGCAAGCCGGCAAGCACCAGCACCAGGCCGACGGCCACCCGCATCGCCACGGCCAGGCCGGGGATCTCGAACACGCGCAGCAGGCCATCGCCCACGCCGCCGACCAGCGCCCCGGCAAGCACGTAGCCGCCGACCCGGCCGAGGTTGAGCTGCGCCGCGCCCGCCCATCCGGCCTGCGGCGCACGCGCGGAGAAACCGGTGGCGATACCACCGCACATCGCCGCGCAGTGCGCGCCACCGAGCAGACCGCTGAGCAGCGCCGCGGTAAGCGTCAGGCTATCGAGCGTCATCGTCCGCTTCGGTCGGCGTGGCGGGCGGATCGTCGCGCAGGATGTCCAGCGCCGGCGTGTCCAGATCGTCGAACTGGCCCTTGCGCACTGCCCACACGAACGCGCCGATGGACACGGCCAGCAGCACCACGCTGAGCGGAATCAGCATCAGCAGGATGGTCATGGGCGATGCTCCTCGCGCGAACGACGCATCAGTCGCAGCGCGTTCAGGGTGACGACCAGCGAGGATAGCGCCATTCCCAGCGCAGCCCAGCCCGGCGTGACCCGCCCCATGGCAGCCAGCGGCAGCGCGATCAGGTTGTAGCCCACCGCCCAGGCGAAGTTCTCGCGGATGATGCGCCGCGTGCGCCTCGCCAGCGCGATGGCGGCCGGTACGCGCATCAGCTCCGGCGCGGTCAGTACGAGGTCGGCGGCGCGCTGGGCCAGCGCCGCGCCCTCGCCCATCGCCAGCGAGACATCGGCACCGGCCAGCACCGGGGCATCGTTGAGCCCGTCGCCGACCATCGCCACGGTACGTCCCCGCGCCTGCAGCTCGTGCACCAGGGCGAGCTTGTCTTCCGGACGCTGCCGGGCCCGCGCATCGTCGATACCCAGGATCGCGGCCATCCGCTCCACCGCGGCAGCGCCGTCGCCACTGGCCAGATGCACGGTGAGACCGAGCGCCCGAAGTGCGCGGAGGGTATCGGCCGCGTCGGCGCGAAGCCCCTCGCGCATGGTGAAGCGAGCGAACGCGCGCGTACCGTCACCCAGCCATACCTGGCCGTCGTCGGCGCGGCCGGCAGCGAACGGTGCGAGACCCAGTCGCCAGTCGACGCCCTCGATCCGGCCGGCGAGCCCCTGCCCCGCGACCAGTTGCAGCGACTCGACCGCGAGATGCTCTTCTTCGCCGGCGAATGCGGCGGCGATCGGGTGGCCGCTGTCGCGCTCCAGCGCGGCGGCCAGCGCGCAGGCACGTGCCTCGTCCATGCCATCGAAAGCCTCGACCGCCTCGAGCACCGGATGCACGCGGGTCAGCGTGCCGGTCTTGTCGAACACCAGGTCGGTGACGCGCGCCAGGCGGTCCAGCGCTCCCGCACGCACCGGCAGGATGCCTCGCCGGGCCAGCGCACCGCTGGCCGCAGCCAGGGCGGCCGGCACCGCCAGCGAGAGCGCGCATGGACAGCTCACCACCAGCAGCGACAGCGCCACCTCGAATGCCCGCTCCGGCTCGACGAGCCGCCAGCCCTGGTACACCGCCAGCGCGGCCAGCAGCACGCCGCCGACGAACACGGCGCCGATGCGATCGGCCAGTTGCGCCAGCGGCGGCCGCTGCGCCTGGGCCTGCTCGACCAGCCGGGTCAGCTGCGAGAGTCGTGTGGCCGTGCCGATGCCGGTAATGCGCAGGCGGGCGGGCGTCTCGCGGCAATGCGTGCCGGCGTAGACCGGATCGCCGCTGCGCTTGGTGACCGGGTGCGATTCGCCGGTGAGCAGCGCCTCCTCGAACAGCGCCTGCGGATCGAGCAGTTCGCCGTCGGCCGGCACGGCCTCGCCCACCGCCACGCAGGCGATATCGCCGACACGCAGCGCCGACAGCGGCACCGATTCGCGCGCGCCGTCGGCACGCTCGCGCACGGCCAGCACCGGACGCGCGCGCGCCAGCGTGTCCACCTGGGCGCTGGCGATGCGCCGCGCGCGCTGCTCCAGCAGGCGCGCCAGCAGCAGCAGGAACACGAACATCGCGGCTGCGTCGAACCACACGTGCGGTCCGCCGCGCACGGTCGCGACGGCACTGGCGAAATAGGCCAGCAGGGTCGAACCGGCGACCAGTACATCCATGCCGAGGTGACGGCGCTTCAGACCGTTCCAGGCGCCCTCGATGAACGGCCAGCCGGAGTAGAACACCACCGGAGTGCAGACCAGCAGGGTGAACCAGCGGAACAGGTCGCGCGTGGGCACGCTCATGTGGTGGCCGAAATCGAGGTACGAAGCCTCCGACAGCATCATCGTCTGCATCGCCGCGAGTCCGGCGACGCCCAGGCGCAGCAGCCATTGCCGACGATCGGCCACACGCTGGCGCTCTGCGGCCGGGTCTCCCGCCAGGTAAGGCCGGTAGCCGAGCATCGACAGCTGGCCCAGCACCGCCGAAAGCCGCGTGCGCGCGGGATCCCAGGCGATGCGGATGCGCCCGGTCACCGCATTGGCGCCGGCATCGAGCACGCCCGGCGTGCGCTCCAGGGCCCGGTCGACCAGCCAGGCGCATGCCGCGCAGCGCATGCCGTCGGTGAGCACGGTGATCTCGCAGCCGCCGTCGACCGGCACGGTGTGCTCGGCCAGCAGCTCCTTGCCGTCCCAGGCGCCGAGATCGGCCGCCTCGGCATCGACCCGCGCACCGGGGTCGCTGCGCAGGCGGTAGTAGTCGCCCAGATCCGCGTCGCGGATCCACTGCGCGGCGGTGGCGCAGCCGTGGCAGCAGAACGGCTGCGGCCGGCCATCGAGTGCCACGAACACCGGTGAGGGCGGCAACCGTGCGCCGCAGTGGTAGCAGCTGTGAACGACGCGCTGGTCCACCGGCACGGCCCGCCTTACGGCGCGAGCCGCGCGAATCGCGCCTCGGCCGGCCACTGTCCCTGCAGTCGCCACGGTGCGCGGTCGGAGGTGGCCTCGATGCGCCAGTTGCGCGCGTCGCTGATCACCCCGGCGCCGCGCCAGCCCAGTTCGCTGGGCTTGAGGTGCAGGGTCAGCACCTCGGCGGACGCGTCCTGCGCGGTCAGCACGACGGTAAGGTCGCCGCCCCGGGTGATGCGCGCGTCGGTCGGCACCGCTTCGATCATGCCGCCGTTGTGGCGGAGGATCAGCTCGGTCACCGGCTTGGACCCCCGGGTCTGCGGCGCCTCTTCCGCGGTCAGCTGCAGGTGGCCCAGACGGGTGACCTTGTCCGGCGTCTCGGCGGTCGGGCCGGCGTGATCAACGGCGGCGAACAACAGCGCGAACCCGATCGCCACCGACGCAAGCGGCAGGCCGATCAGCATCCACACCATGGGTTCGCGCCAGGCTTTGCGGGGCTTGTTCATGGCGAAGGTCCGAAGAAGCTGCTGTCAATGGTCACGATCGCCTGCGTATCGACGCCGTGCACGGTGAAGTGCACCACGTGGCGCCCGGTCGTTTCCGAGGAGGCCGCCACGGTGACCGGCACCGAGAGCACCTCACCGCTGTTGGCGACGACCACCTTCGGGCCGCCGCGCAGCGAGAGATCCTCCAGGTCCGTCCCGCCGGCGACCTCGATGCGGTAGCGATGGGTCTGCTGGCTCTTGTTCACCAGCTTGATGGTGTAGCTGTTCTCGACATTGCCGTCGTCGGCCTGCGCATACATCGCATTGCGGTCGCGCAGCGCCTCGGCCAGCAGCGGACTGCGATGGGTGACGCCCCAGCCCCAGGCGGCGGCCAGCGCGGTCAGCAGCAGGCCGTACACGATGATGCGGGGGCGCAGTACCTTCGCCGGCGCGCCATCGATCGCATTCTGCGTGGAGTAGCGGATCAGGCCTCGCGGATAGCCGACCTTGTCCATCACCTCGTCACAGGCGTCGATGCAGGCGCCGCAGGCGATGCACTCGTACTGCAGGCCGTTGCGGATGTCGATGCCGGTCGGACAGACCTGCACGCAGATCGTGCAGTCGATGCAGTCGCCCAGTTCTTCGAGGGTGAACTTCGGCAGCGGTTCGACCTTCACGCCCGGTCCGCTTAGCGTGATCGTGCCGCTGGCCTGGGTGCGGTTGTCCGCGGCCGACGGATGCCGGCTGGCGCGGAACACGTAGTCGTAGGCGACGACCTTGTCGAGCAGACCGCGGGCGCGCTCCAGCACGGTCGTCAGGCCGCGCTTGCGCGGACCGCGCGGTTCGCCACGCATCGGGTCGTAGGCGATGATCAGCGTGTTGCGGTCGAACATCGCGCTCTGGAAGCGCGCGTAGGGGCACATGTACTTGCACACCTGCTGGCGCAGGAAGCCGGCGTTGCCCCAGGTGGCGATGCCGTAGAAGACGATCCAGAACGCCTCCCAGCCGCCGAGCTGGAACGGCACCCGCCGCGCCAGGTCGACGATCGGGCTGAAGAAGCCGACGAAGGTGAAGCCGGTCCACAGCGAGAACAGCGCCCAGGCGAGGTGACGGCCGCCCTTGCGCAGGATCTTCTCGCGGTTCCACGGCATCGCGTCGAGCTTGATCCGCTTGTTGCGGTCGCCCTCGATCCACTGCTCGATCCACAGCGACACCTCGGTCCATACCGTCTGCGGGCAGGCGTAGCCACACCACAGGCGCCCGGCCAGCGCAGTGAAGAAGAACAGCGCCAGCGCGGCGATCATCAGCAGCATGGCCAGGAACAGGAAGTCCTGCGGCAGGAACAGCAGCCCGAAGATGTGGAACTGCCGCGCCGGCAGGTCCAGCAGCACCGCCTGGCGACCGTCCCAGCGCAGCCACGGGAACAGGTAGAACATGCCCAGCAGCCACACCACCGCGGCGACGCGCAGGCGGTTGTAGCGGCCGGAGACCTCGCGCGGGTAGACCTTGCGCTCGCTCACGTAGAACGAGTCGCTGCCTTCCTCGACGAGCTTGAGCGGAATGCGTGATGTCATGGTCGGTGTTCAGGCGTACCGGGCACGTGGTGGAAGGCCTTGCGCGGTCGCAGGAGGATCCAGGTGAACAGGCTGGACGAGGCGGTGCCGATCCAGGCGAGGAAGAAGCCGAACGTGTAGCCCAGCTCGCGATCCAGGTGCAGCGTGGGGAAGGTCATGTCCTGCAATGCCTGCGGATCGACGTAGGCGAAGAACACCATGGTCATCACACCCGCCGAAAAGAAGCTGGGCCAGAGGATGGCGCCGGCGCGCCGAAGCAACCGGCGCGCCGGGGCGGAGGGTTGCCCTTCCGCCAGCCGGTTCACGGAGCGGCCTCCGGCGGCGCCGCGTCGTCATGCTTGGACAGCGTCCAGACATAGGCGCCGACCAGTCGCACGCGGGTCTCGCCCAGCCGCGGTTCCCACGCCGGCATGATGCCGTTGCGGCCTTCCGCGATGGTCTTGTGCAGGGCTTCCTTGCTGCCGCCATACAGCCAGTGGGCCGTGGTCAGGTCGCGCGCGCCGAGCATCGGGTTGCCCTTGCCGTCCGGGCCATGGCAGGCGATGCACAGCGTGCCGAACATCGCCTTGCCGCGCTGCGCCGCAGCGTCCTCGACGTGGCCCGGCTTGGACAGCGACTGCACGTAGGCGACCACGTCGTCCACCGCCAGCGGGCCGCCCTGCGCCGTGAGCACGGTGCCCCAGGCCGGCATCACCGCGTTGCGGCCCTTGAGGATGGTCTCCAACACGCGGTCGGGCGAGCCGCCCCAGTACCAGGCCTTGTCGGTCAGGTTCGGGAAGCCCTTGGCGCCCAGGCCGGTGGAGCCGTGGCAGGCCGCGCAGTTGTCGGCGAAGATCGTGCGACCGATCGCCACCGCACCCGGATCCTTGGCCAGCACGTCGATCGGCTTGCCGGCGTAGAGCTTCAGGGTTTCTTCCAGCCGCGCATCCTCGGCGGCCTTGTCCAGCGCCCATTCCGACTTGGAACTCCAGTGGCCGAAGCCGTGCATGCGGCCCACGCCATACCAGAACAGGTAGCCGATGCCGAAGACGATGGTGATGTAGAACAGGTTGATCCACCAGCGCGGCAACGGCTTGTTGTATTCGGTGATGTCACCGTCCCACACATGGCTGGTGTCTTCCGGCGCAGGGTCTCCGGGGCGGCGCTTCACGTTCGCCATCAGCAGCCAGAAGCAGCCGGCGATGTTCAACGCGACCAGGATGACCACGTACCACGTCCATCCCGAGGTCATCATGGCGTTTCCTCCCCGTTGTCGTCTTCAAGCGGCATGCGCGCGGCGGCATCGAGTGCCGGCTTGTTGCGCGGCAGCCACAGCCAGATCCAGCCGCCGACGAACAGCACCAGCAGTACTGCGGTAATCACTCCGGCCACCATGTCAGTCACTCCCCTGCGGTGCGTTGTCGTCGGCCGGCGTCAGGTGCGTACCGAGATGCTGCAGGTACGCGACCACCGCGTCCTGCTCGGTCCTGCCCTTGACCTCCTCCGGCGCCGCGGCGATCTCGGCGTCGGTGTAGGGCACGCCGATGCGCTGCAGCGCCTTCATGTGCCGGGCGACCTCTTCGCCGTCGAGCTTGTTCTTCTCCAGCCATGGGTAGGCCGGCATGATCGACTCCGGCACCACGTCGCGCGGGTTGTGCAGGTGCGCGCGCTGCCAGTCGTCGGAGTAGCCGCGCAGGCCGACGCGGGCCAGGTCCGGTCCGGTACGCTTGCTGCCCCACTGGAACGGATGGTCGTAGACCGACTCGCCGGCCAGCGAATAGTGGCCGTACCGCTCGGTCTCGAAGCGCAGCGTGCGGATCATCTGCGAGTGGCAGTTGTAGCAGCCCTCGCGCAGGTAGATGTCCCGCCCGGCCAGCTGCAGCGCGGGGTACGGCTTGATCCCCGGCAGCGGCTTGATCGTCTCGGCCTGGAACATCAGCGGGACGATCTCGGCCAGGCCGCCGAAGGACACGGCGGCAGCGATCAGGATGGCCATCAGGCCGATGTTCTTTTCGATCTTGTCGTGGAAATGCGTTGTCTCGGTCATGTCCGTCCCCTCAGGCCCTGGCATCGGCAGCGTCCGCCGGCAGCACCGGCTGCGCGACGATCGCGCCCCGCGCCTGCTGGAAGGTCTTGAACACGTTCCACGCCATCACGAACATGCCGCTGAGCACGATCAGGCCACCGCCCAGGCGGAACAGGTAGTAAGGCTTGGTGGCATTCAGCGACTCGACGAACGAGTACACCAGGGTGCCGTTGTCCGGGTCGGTGGCACGCCACATCAGGCCCTGCATCACGCCGGCGATCCACATCGAGGCGATGTACACGACCACGCCGATGGTGTGCAGCCAGAAGTGCGTGTCGATCAGCTTGACCGAGTACATCTGCTGCTGGTTGAGCAGGCGCGGCAGCATCGCGTAGATCGAACCGATCGAGATCATCGCCACCCAGCCCAGCGCACCGGAGTGCACGTGGCCGATGGTCCAGTCGGTGTAGTGGCTGAGCGAGTTGACCGTCTTGATCGACATCATCGGCCCCTCGAACGTGCTCATCATGTAGAACGAGAGCGAGACGATGAGGAACTTCAGGATCGGGTCGGTGCGCAACTTGTGCCAGACACCGGACAGCGTGAGGATGCCGTTGATCGCACCGCCCCACGAGGGCGCCAGCAGGATCAGCGAGAACACCATGCCCAGCGACTGCGCCCAGTCGGGCAGCGCCGTGTACATCAGGTGGTGCGGACCGGCCCACATGTAGATGGCGATCAGCGCCCAGAAGTGCACGATCGACAGCCGGTAGGAGTAGATCGGCCGGCCGGCCTGCTTGGGCACGAAGTAATACATCATGCCGAGGAAGGCGGTGGTCAGGAAGAAGCCGACCGCGTTGTGGCCGTACCACCACTGCACCATCGCGTCGACCGAGCCGGAGTAGATGGAGTAGGACGTCATCCATCCGGAGGGAATCGACAGGTTGTTGACGATGTGTAGCAGCGCGATGGTGATGATGTACGCGCCGTAGAACCAGTTGGCCACGTAGATGTGCTTCACCTTGCGCTTGGCGATGGTGCCGAAGAACAGCACCGCGTAGGACACCCAGACGATCGCGATGGCGATGTCGATCGGCCATTCCAGCTCGGCATATTCCTTGCCCTGGGTGTAGCCCAGCGGCAGGCTGATCGCGGCCGCCACGATGATCAGCTGCCAGCCCCAGAACACGAACGCGGCCAGCTTGTCCGACAGCAGCCGGACATGGCAGGTGCGTTGCACCGTGTACAGGCTGGTGGCGAACAGCGCGCAACCGCCGAACGCGAAGATCACCGCATTGGTGTGCAACGGCCGCAGGCGGCCGAAAGTGAGCCACGGCACGTCGAAATTCAGTGCCGGGAAATAGAGCTGCGCCGCGATCAGCACGCCTACCAGCATGCCGACCACGCCCCATACCACGGTCATCACGGCGAACTGCCGTACGACCTTGTCGTTGTAGTTGCCCACTGGGCCCCCTCCTGAGCGTCGGAACGGGTGGCATGGTCGACGATCGGGCCAGGGGGCTAACTGATGCCGGTCAAAAATACTTGCGATTGCGTGAAGGACAGCTTGTCGCAGGCATCCGGCTCGCCGCGGCCATCAGCCATCCATCTTTCCATCGCGAATGAAGGATATATACTTCGACAATCGCTCTGCTGGCCCTCAACTCATGCCCCCGATCAGTTTCGAGTTCTTCCCGCCCAAGACGGACGAGCAAAGGTCCCAACTGGACCGCACCGCCAGTCTGCTGAAGGCCCGGAGACCGGAGTACGCATCGGTGACCTTCGGCGCCGGCGGCTCGACGCTCAGTTACACCGGCGAGACGGTGGCCCGCCTGCATCGCGAGCACGGGCTGGAGGTGGCGCCGCATCTGTCCTGCATGGGCGGCACCCGGGCGGAGATCGCCGAGCTGCTGGACGGCTACCGTGCCGCCGGCTACCGCCGCATCGTGGCCCTGCGCGGCGACCTGCCCTCGGGCATGGCCTCTCCGGGCGACTTCCGCTACGCCGCCGAACTGGTGCGTTTCATCCGCGAGCACTCCGGTGACCATTTCCATGTCGAGGTGGCCGCGTATCCCGAGACGCACCCGCAGGCCGACGACGCCCTGGCCGACCTGCACCACTTCAAGGCCAAGGTGGAGGCCGGCGCCGACGGCGCGATCACCCAGTATTTCTTCAATGCCGACGCTTATTTCCGCTTCGTCGACGACGTGCGGCGGCTGGGCGTCGAGGTGCCGGTGGTGCCGGGCATCATGCCGATCGGCAACTTCAGCCAGCTCAAGCGCTTCTCCGACGCCTGCGGCGCGGAAATCCCGCGCTGGATCGTCAAGCGCATGCAGGCGCACGGGGACGATGCCGAGTCGGTCCGCCAGCTCGGCGCCGAGGTGGTGGCCCAGTTGTGCCGACGCCTGCTCGAAGGCGGTGCGCCGGGGCTGCACTTCTACACGCTGAACCGTGCCCGGCCGACACTCGCAATCCTGGACCAGTTGCACTGATCGCCTACGGCGGCGGCTCTATGCTGCCCTGATGCGCCTGCCGTCCTCCCTGGTCCTGCCGTTGCTGGCCCTTGGTGCCATTCCGGTCGCACACGCGCAGGGGGCGATCCACCGCTGCGTCGATCCGGCCGGGCACCCGGTGTTCACCGACCGTCGCTGCAGCACGCTGGATGCCACCCCGGTGCTGCCGGCCGCGACCGTCGCCGGCCCCGCCCAGCCACCCGCGCCGGACCGGGCGGAGCAGCTCTGTGCCGCCGATCCGGCGACGCTGCGGCGACAGGTGCTGGAAGCGTTCGCCCGGCACCAGCCCAACCGGCTGGCCGGCATGATGCTGTGGGACGACTACGGCGAGCGCGGCGCCGTCGACCAGATCCAGGCACTCGGCGCACTGGTCGCACGGCCCCTGCTGGACCTGCATGACGACGCCGATGGCAGCCGGACCGCGAGCGCGGGGCCGGCCCCCTCGATCTACGACCCCACCCGCCCGTTGCGTGAGCAGCTCGACGCCCCGGCCGCGAACGCGCCGCCGGCTGCCGCCGCGCCGGACCCGCAGGCGCTGATCGCGGTCACCGTCGGTGCCGACGGCGGCCCGCAGAGCACCCGTTTCGTGATCGAGCGGCGCGCCGGTTGCCTGTGGCTGCTGCCGCCGGCCGGATGACCTTCGTCCGGGGCGGCTGCCGGGGCGATCCGTTATCATGGGCGGTCCCCAACGGAGAACCGTCATGGCGCAGCAATACCCCGAATGGATCTGGCAGAACGGCGAGATCAAGCCGTGGAAGGACGCCACCACCCACGTGATGTCGCATGCCCTGCACTACGGCTCGTCGGTGTTCGAAGGCATCCGCAGCTATGCCACGCCCGACGGTGCCGCGATCTTCCGCCTGACGGACCACCTCAAGCGGCTGTACCAGTCCGCGCGCATCTACGACATGGAGCTGCCGTACTCCATGGACGAGCTGGCCCAGGCCTGCCGCGACATCGTCAAGAAGAACGGCCTCACCGCCGCTTACCTGCGCCCGGTGGCCTATCGCGGCCTGGGCGGCTTCGGGCTGTCCGCCGACACCCCGATCGACGTCGCCGTGGCCACCTGGCCGATGGGCCCCTACCTCGGGCCGGGGGCGCTGGAAAAGGGCATCAGCGCCTGCGTGTCCAGCTGGCAGCGCTTCGCGCCGAACACCATCCCGGCCGGCGCCAAGGCGGGCGGCAACTACCTCTCCGGCCAGCTGATCGCGCGCGAGGCGCGCCGACTCGGCTTCGGCGAGGGCATCGCAATGGCCTCCACCGGCCTGCTCAGCGAGGGCGCCGGCGAGAACCTGTTCCTGGTCTTCGACGGCGTGCTGCACACCACCCCGGCCAGCGCCTCGATCCTCACCGGCATCACCCGCGACACGCTCAAGGTGCTGGCCCGCGAGGAAGGCATCGAGGTGGTCGAGCGCGACCTCCCACGCGAGTACCTGTACCTGTGCGACGAGCTGCTGATGTGCGGCACCGCCGCCGAGATCACCCCGATCAACGCGGTCGACGGCAAGCAGATCGGCCACGGCACCGCCGGACCGGTCACCCGCCGGCTGCAGGAGCTGTACTTCGGCCTGT is part of the Dyella thiooxydans genome and harbors:
- the ccoO gene encoding cytochrome-c oxidase, cbb3-type subunit II, with protein sequence MTETTHFHDKIEKNIGLMAILIAAAVSFGGLAEIVPLMFQAETIKPLPGIKPYPALQLAGRDIYLREGCYNCHSQMIRTLRFETERYGHYSLAGESVYDHPFQWGSKRTGPDLARVGLRGYSDDWQRAHLHNPRDVVPESIMPAYPWLEKNKLDGEEVARHMKALQRIGVPYTDAEIAAAPEEVKGRTEQDAVVAYLQHLGTHLTPADDNAPQGSD
- the ccoN gene encoding cytochrome-c oxidase, cbb3-type subunit I, with protein sequence MTVVWGVVGMLVGVLIAAQLYFPALNFDVPWLTFGRLRPLHTNAVIFAFGGCALFATSLYTVQRTCHVRLLSDKLAAFVFWGWQLIIVAAAISLPLGYTQGKEYAELEWPIDIAIAIVWVSYAVLFFGTIAKRKVKHIYVANWFYGAYIITIALLHIVNNLSIPSGWMTSYSIYSGSVDAMVQWWYGHNAVGFFLTTAFLGMMYYFVPKQAGRPIYSYRLSIVHFWALIAIYMWAGPHHLMYTALPDWAQSLGMVFSLILLAPSWGGAINGILTLSGVWHKLRTDPILKFLIVSLSFYMMSTFEGPMMSIKTVNSLSHYTDWTIGHVHSGALGWVAMISIGSIYAMLPRLLNQQQMYSVKLIDTHFWLHTIGVVVYIASMWIAGVMQGLMWRATDPDNGTLVYSFVESLNATKPYYLFRLGGGLIVLSGMFVMAWNVFKTFQQARGAIVAQPVLPADAADARA
- the metF gene encoding methylenetetrahydrofolate reductase [NAD(P)H], translated to MPPISFEFFPPKTDEQRSQLDRTASLLKARRPEYASVTFGAGGSTLSYTGETVARLHREHGLEVAPHLSCMGGTRAEIAELLDGYRAAGYRRIVALRGDLPSGMASPGDFRYAAELVRFIREHSGDHFHVEVAAYPETHPQADDALADLHHFKAKVEAGADGAITQYFFNADAYFRFVDDVRRLGVEVPVVPGIMPIGNFSQLKRFSDACGAEIPRWIVKRMQAHGDDAESVRQLGAEVVAQLCRRLLEGGAPGLHFYTLNRARPTLAILDQLH
- a CDS encoding DUF4124 domain-containing protein, which produces MRLPSSLVLPLLALGAIPVAHAQGAIHRCVDPAGHPVFTDRRCSTLDATPVLPAATVAGPAQPPAPDRAEQLCAADPATLRRQVLEAFARHQPNRLAGMMLWDDYGERGAVDQIQALGALVARPLLDLHDDADGSRTASAGPAPSIYDPTRPLREQLDAPAANAPPAAAAPDPQALIAVTVGADGGPQSTRFVIERRAGCLWLLPPAG
- a CDS encoding branched-chain amino acid transaminase, which encodes MAQQYPEWIWQNGEIKPWKDATTHVMSHALHYGSSVFEGIRSYATPDGAAIFRLTDHLKRLYQSARIYDMELPYSMDELAQACRDIVKKNGLTAAYLRPVAYRGLGGFGLSADTPIDVAVATWPMGPYLGPGALEKGISACVSSWQRFAPNTIPAGAKAGGNYLSGQLIAREARRLGFGEGIAMASTGLLSEGAGENLFLVFDGVLHTTPASASILTGITRDTLKVLAREEGIEVVERDLPREYLYLCDELLMCGTAAEITPINAVDGKQIGHGTAGPVTRRLQELYFGLFDGRTNDKWGWLEPV